Proteins from a single region of Amblyomma americanum isolate KBUSLIRL-KWMA chromosome 10, ASM5285725v1, whole genome shotgun sequence:
- the LOC144106641 gene encoding uncharacterized protein LOC144106641 isoform X1, which produces MSYTGNAMPDPGEVAAVHRLRGHLGGVNWRPTRFAEGVPLAHVCGLCRAIPKGTVLLPCAHFLCETCLGASRQDDVAVCPLDLEPYEEEECQRIHLPARKASRLRAHCWNEAHGCQFVGTMEAVLRHFEEDCVFHAVECPRCGEAFLHKDLPTHYMAGCTANTPSPSTELPSGQDSVLTIRDVNTALADLKELLSDPHHEQLLAVQSQINELVEHSRNQTTQLKDTVAHGLVECERRLKDQVAQISDSLSSTVRQELLAVTFPQQAATAQIQDNLPEAAAGSETIPWSTEKKLILRKLEVLASASFRAAEQLRHSVQPHPPRPVLCCERILHLWNMDMERIFSKLPMQFLPGPTYRLTLRDADALFETIEKTDGVIIGEVTNWYRRDTFITVVFFVTEGSGLPNRPRLKAEVRCHGLLQTSRLLRPVEMVLLNECSSKNSPMWNDPVHDSDEQCVQRRFWLELGLLKEIGFLQNGAAKFSLLLG; this is translated from the exons ATGTCTTACACAGGAAACGCCATGCCTGACCCGGGAGAAGTTGCAGCGGTGCATCGGCTGCGCGGCCACCTCGGTGGCGTCAACTGGCGGCCGACGCGATTCGCGGAGGGCGTGCCGTTGGCGCACGTCTGTGGCCTCTGCCGCGCGATCCCGAAAGGCACGGTACTCCTTCCGTGCGCACACTTCCTGTGCGAGACCTGCCTGGGAGCCAGTCGCCAAGATGACGTCGCCGTGTGTCCCTTGGACCTCGAACCTTACGAAGAGGAAGAGTGCCAGAGGATTCACTTGCCTGCCCGGAAAGCGAGCAGGCTCAGG GCTCACTGCTGGAACGAAGCGCATGGCTGCCAGTTCGTGGGCACCATGGAAGCTGTCCTGCGGCATTTCGAGGAGGACTGCGTCTTCCACGCTGTCGAATGTCCGCGCTGCGGCGAGGCGTTTCTCCACAAGGACCTTCCGACACATTACATGGCGGGCTGTACCGCCAACACGCCTTCGCCCAGCACAGAACTGCCGTCCGGGCAAGATAGTGTGCTCACGATACGCGACGTGAACACAGCGCTAGCAGATCTCAAGGAGCTCTTGAGTGACCCACACCACGAACAGCTGCTTGCCGTTCAGAGTCAAATTAACGAACTGGTGGAGCATTCAAGAAACCAGACAACTCAGTTGAAGGACACGGTAGCTCATGGTCTTGTGGAGTGCGAAAGACGCCTAAAAGACCAGGTAGCGCAAATTTCGGACAGTCTTTCTTCTACGGTTAGACAAGAGCTCCTTGCAGTTACTtttccgcagcaagctgcgacAGCGCAAATCCAAGACAATCTGcctgaagcagcagcaggcagcgagACTATTCCATGGAGCACTGAAAAGAAGCTGATCCTTCGAAAGTTAGAGGTCTTGGCGAGTGCTTCGTTCCGCGCTGCGGAGCAGCTACGACACAGTGTCCAGCCGCATCCGCCCCGCCCCGTTCTTTGCTGTGAGCGCATTCTGCACCTTTGGAACATGGATATGGAACGCATTTTTTCGAAACTGCCTATGCAGTTTCTTCCGGGACCAACGTACCGCTTGACCCTGAGGGATGCTGATGCATTATTCGAAACGATAGAGAAAACAGATGGAGTCATTATCGGAGAAGTGACTAACTGGTACCGTAGGGACACGTTTATTACCGTCGTGTTTTTTGTAACTGAAGGCAGTGGCTTGCCCAATCGGCCGCGTTTAAAAGCGGAGGTCAGGTGCCACGGTCTTCTGCAAACGTCTCGCTTGTTGCGCCCCGTAGAAATGGTTCTATTGAATGAGTGTTCTTCCAAAAATAGCCCTATGTGGAACGATCCTGTTCATGATTCGGATGAACAGTGCGTTCAGCGCAGGTTTTGGCTAGAGCTGGGCCTTCTAAAGGAGATCGGGTTTCTTCAAAACGGCGCGGCGAAATTCAGCCTTTTGCTTGGGTAA
- the LOC144106641 gene encoding uncharacterized protein LOC144106641 isoform X2 has protein sequence MPDPGEVAAVHRLRGHLGGVNWRPTRFAEGVPLAHVCGLCRAIPKGTVLLPCAHFLCETCLGASRQDDVAVCPLDLEPYEEEECQRIHLPARKASRLRAHCWNEAHGCQFVGTMEAVLRHFEEDCVFHAVECPRCGEAFLHKDLPTHYMAGCTANTPSPSTELPSGQDSVLTIRDVNTALADLKELLSDPHHEQLLAVQSQINELVEHSRNQTTQLKDTVAHGLVECERRLKDQVAQISDSLSSTVRQELLAVTFPQQAATAQIQDNLPEAAAGSETIPWSTEKKLILRKLEVLASASFRAAEQLRHSVQPHPPRPVLCCERILHLWNMDMERIFSKLPMQFLPGPTYRLTLRDADALFETIEKTDGVIIGEVTNWYRRDTFITVVFFVTEGSGLPNRPRLKAEVRCHGLLQTSRLLRPVEMVLLNECSSKNSPMWNDPVHDSDEQCVQRRFWLELGLLKEIGFLQNGAAKFSLLLG, from the exons ATGCCTGACCCGGGAGAAGTTGCAGCGGTGCATCGGCTGCGCGGCCACCTCGGTGGCGTCAACTGGCGGCCGACGCGATTCGCGGAGGGCGTGCCGTTGGCGCACGTCTGTGGCCTCTGCCGCGCGATCCCGAAAGGCACGGTACTCCTTCCGTGCGCACACTTCCTGTGCGAGACCTGCCTGGGAGCCAGTCGCCAAGATGACGTCGCCGTGTGTCCCTTGGACCTCGAACCTTACGAAGAGGAAGAGTGCCAGAGGATTCACTTGCCTGCCCGGAAAGCGAGCAGGCTCAGG GCTCACTGCTGGAACGAAGCGCATGGCTGCCAGTTCGTGGGCACCATGGAAGCTGTCCTGCGGCATTTCGAGGAGGACTGCGTCTTCCACGCTGTCGAATGTCCGCGCTGCGGCGAGGCGTTTCTCCACAAGGACCTTCCGACACATTACATGGCGGGCTGTACCGCCAACACGCCTTCGCCCAGCACAGAACTGCCGTCCGGGCAAGATAGTGTGCTCACGATACGCGACGTGAACACAGCGCTAGCAGATCTCAAGGAGCTCTTGAGTGACCCACACCACGAACAGCTGCTTGCCGTTCAGAGTCAAATTAACGAACTGGTGGAGCATTCAAGAAACCAGACAACTCAGTTGAAGGACACGGTAGCTCATGGTCTTGTGGAGTGCGAAAGACGCCTAAAAGACCAGGTAGCGCAAATTTCGGACAGTCTTTCTTCTACGGTTAGACAAGAGCTCCTTGCAGTTACTtttccgcagcaagctgcgacAGCGCAAATCCAAGACAATCTGcctgaagcagcagcaggcagcgagACTATTCCATGGAGCACTGAAAAGAAGCTGATCCTTCGAAAGTTAGAGGTCTTGGCGAGTGCTTCGTTCCGCGCTGCGGAGCAGCTACGACACAGTGTCCAGCCGCATCCGCCCCGCCCCGTTCTTTGCTGTGAGCGCATTCTGCACCTTTGGAACATGGATATGGAACGCATTTTTTCGAAACTGCCTATGCAGTTTCTTCCGGGACCAACGTACCGCTTGACCCTGAGGGATGCTGATGCATTATTCGAAACGATAGAGAAAACAGATGGAGTCATTATCGGAGAAGTGACTAACTGGTACCGTAGGGACACGTTTATTACCGTCGTGTTTTTTGTAACTGAAGGCAGTGGCTTGCCCAATCGGCCGCGTTTAAAAGCGGAGGTCAGGTGCCACGGTCTTCTGCAAACGTCTCGCTTGTTGCGCCCCGTAGAAATGGTTCTATTGAATGAGTGTTCTTCCAAAAATAGCCCTATGTGGAACGATCCTGTTCATGATTCGGATGAACAGTGCGTTCAGCGCAGGTTTTGGCTAGAGCTGGGCCTTCTAAAGGAGATCGGGTTTCTTCAAAACGGCGCGGCGAAATTCAGCCTTTTGCTTGGGTAA